In Burkholderia contaminans, the following proteins share a genomic window:
- the bioA gene encoding adenosylmethionine--8-amino-7-oxononanoate transaminase, with protein MSTPATDDWVARSLRAVWHPCTQMKHHERLPLIPVARGAGLWLYDRDGRRYFDAISSWWVNLFGHANPDINAALKDQLDTLEHAMLAGCTHEPAIELAERLHALTARTLGHAFFASDGASAVEIALKMSFHAWRNRGRANKQEFVCVANSYHGETIGALGVTDVALFKDAYDPLIRHAHVVASPDARGALPGETAADVAGRALADVRRLFVERGDRIAALIVEPLVQCAAGMAMHDPSYVRGLRALCDEFGVHLIADEIAVGCGRTGTFFACEQAGVWPDFLCLSKGISGGYLPLSLVLTRDDVFAAFYDDDTTRGFLHSHSYTGNPLACRAAVATLDLFERDDVLAANARKSATLRAALAPLDAHPQVRHLRERGTLFAFDVALDGDAARGFSRRFFERALERELLLRPIGTTVYLMPPYVMSDDDIAWLAQSTRDTLDATLEGLVR; from the coding sequence TTGAGTACGCCAGCCACCGACGACTGGGTCGCGCGCAGCCTGCGCGCGGTCTGGCATCCCTGCACCCAGATGAAGCATCACGAGCGCCTGCCGCTCATCCCCGTCGCACGCGGCGCGGGCCTGTGGTTGTACGACCGTGACGGCCGCCGCTACTTCGATGCGATCAGCTCGTGGTGGGTCAACCTGTTCGGCCATGCGAACCCGGACATCAACGCGGCGCTGAAGGACCAGCTCGACACGCTCGAGCACGCGATGCTCGCCGGCTGCACGCACGAGCCCGCGATCGAGCTCGCGGAGCGGCTGCACGCGCTCACCGCGCGCACGCTCGGCCATGCGTTCTTCGCGTCGGACGGCGCGTCGGCGGTCGAGATCGCGCTGAAGATGAGCTTCCACGCGTGGCGCAACCGCGGCCGCGCGAACAAGCAGGAATTCGTCTGTGTAGCGAACAGCTATCACGGCGAGACGATCGGCGCGCTCGGCGTGACCGACGTCGCGCTGTTCAAGGACGCGTACGACCCGCTGATCCGCCATGCACACGTCGTCGCGTCACCCGACGCACGCGGCGCGCTGCCGGGCGAAACGGCCGCCGACGTCGCGGGCCGTGCGCTGGCCGACGTGCGGCGCCTGTTCGTCGAACGCGGCGACCGGATCGCCGCGCTGATCGTCGAGCCGCTCGTACAGTGCGCAGCCGGCATGGCGATGCACGATCCGTCATACGTGCGCGGCCTGCGCGCGCTGTGCGACGAATTCGGCGTGCACCTGATCGCCGACGAGATCGCGGTCGGCTGCGGCCGCACCGGCACCTTCTTCGCATGCGAGCAGGCCGGCGTCTGGCCCGATTTCCTGTGCCTGTCGAAGGGCATCAGCGGCGGCTACCTGCCGCTGTCGCTCGTGCTCACGCGCGACGACGTGTTCGCCGCGTTCTACGACGACGACACGACGCGCGGCTTCCTGCACTCGCATTCGTACACCGGCAACCCGCTCGCGTGCCGCGCGGCGGTCGCGACGCTCGACCTGTTCGAGCGCGACGACGTGCTCGCGGCCAATGCCCGCAAGTCGGCGACGCTGCGCGCAGCGCTCGCGCCGCTCGACGCCCACCCGCAGGTACGCCACCTGCGCGAGCGCGGCACGCTGTTCGCGTTCGACGTCGCGCTCGACGGCGACGCGGCGCGCGGCTTCTCGCGACGCTTCTTCGAACGCGCGCTGGAACGCGAGCTGCTGCTGCGCCCGATCGGCACGACCGTGTATCTGATGCCACCGTACGTGATGAGCGACGACGACATCGCGTGGCTCGCGCAAAGCACGCGCGACACGCTCGATGCGACGCTGGAGGGTCTCGTCCGATGA
- the bioF gene encoding 8-amino-7-oxononanoate synthase codes for MSLLDTLQRGLAELDAQGLRRVRRTADTACDARMTVDGREIVGFASNDYLGLAAHPALVAAFAEGAQRYGSGSGGSHLLGGHSRAHATLEDELAAFSGGFSDAPRALYFSTGYMANLAAMTALTAKGATIFSDALNHASLIDGMRLSRANVQVYPHADTAALAALLDASDAETKLIVSDTVFSMDGDIAPLAELVALAERHGAWLVVDDAHGFGVLGPQGRGALAAAALRSPHLVYVGTLGKAAGVAGAFVIAHETVIEWMIQRARSYIFTTAAPPSVAHAVSASLKVIAGDEGDARRAHLAALIERTRALLRNTRWQPVDSHTAVQPLVIGSNDATLTAMRALDAHGLWVPAIRPPTVPVGTSRLRVSLSAAHSFDDLARLEAALIEASEAQAVQETEQPPRSLRSLPPEGAAASLGAARREAEQPPRSLRSLPPEGAAASLGAARRETAA; via the coding sequence ATGAGCCTGCTCGATACCCTGCAACGCGGCCTCGCCGAGCTCGACGCGCAAGGGCTGCGCCGCGTGCGCCGCACCGCCGACACCGCGTGCGATGCGCGCATGACCGTCGACGGCCGTGAGATCGTCGGCTTCGCGAGCAACGACTATCTCGGCCTCGCCGCGCATCCGGCGCTCGTCGCCGCGTTCGCCGAAGGCGCGCAGCGCTACGGCTCCGGCAGCGGCGGCTCGCACCTGCTCGGCGGCCATTCGCGTGCGCATGCGACGCTCGAAGACGAACTCGCCGCCTTCTCGGGCGGCTTCTCCGACGCGCCGCGCGCGCTGTACTTCAGCACCGGCTACATGGCGAACCTCGCCGCGATGACAGCGCTGACGGCCAAGGGCGCGACGATCTTCTCCGACGCGCTGAACCACGCGTCGCTGATCGACGGCATGCGGCTGTCGCGCGCGAACGTGCAGGTCTATCCGCATGCCGACACGGCCGCGCTCGCCGCGTTGCTCGACGCATCGGATGCCGAAACGAAGCTGATCGTCAGCGACACGGTGTTCAGCATGGACGGTGACATCGCGCCGCTCGCCGAGCTCGTCGCGCTGGCCGAACGCCACGGCGCGTGGCTCGTCGTCGACGATGCGCACGGCTTCGGCGTGCTCGGCCCGCAGGGCCGCGGCGCGCTCGCGGCCGCCGCGCTGCGCTCGCCGCATCTCGTGTACGTCGGCACGCTCGGCAAGGCCGCCGGCGTCGCGGGCGCGTTCGTGATCGCGCACGAGACCGTGATCGAATGGATGATCCAGCGCGCGCGCAGCTACATCTTCACGACGGCCGCGCCGCCGTCCGTCGCGCACGCGGTATCGGCCAGCCTGAAGGTGATCGCGGGCGACGAAGGCGACGCGCGACGCGCGCATCTCGCCGCGCTGATCGAGCGCACGCGCGCGCTGCTGCGCAACACGCGCTGGCAGCCGGTCGATTCGCACACGGCCGTGCAGCCGCTCGTGATCGGCAGCAACGACGCAACGCTCACGGCGATGCGCGCGCTCGACGCGCATGGCCTGTGGGTGCCCGCGATCCGGCCGCCGACGGTGCCCGTCGGCACGTCGCGGCTGCGCGTGTCGCTGTCGGCCGCGCATTCGTTCGACGATCTCGCGCGGCTGGAAGCCGCGCTGATCGAAGCCAGCGAGGCGCAGGCCGTGCAGGAGACGGAACAGCCCCCACGCTCACTTCGTTCGCTGCCCCCCGAGGGGGCTGCAGCCTCCCTTGGGGCGGCCCGGCGGGAGGCAGAACAGCCCCCACGCTCACTTCGTTCGCTGCCCCCCGAGGGGGCCGCAGCCTCCCTTGGGGCGGCCCGGCGGGAGACTGCGGCATGA
- the bioD gene encoding dethiobiotin synthase, whose translation MTAPLSLFVTGTDTEIGKTFVSAAMLHAFARHGLRAAALKPVAAGAYERDGVWCNEDADQLDAAANVVLPPELRTPFLLKAPAAPHIVAAQEGVTLDIDTIVACHREALTRAEIVVVEGAGGFRVPMNDTQDMADLAVALGVPVVLVVGVRLGCINHALLTADAIAARGLTLAGWVANHVDPAMSFPDENIATMRDWLAREHGAPLLGRIPHMSPADPESAAAMLDIAALVETLRAAQH comes from the coding sequence ATGACCGCCCCGCTCTCGCTGTTCGTTACCGGCACCGACACCGAAATCGGCAAGACCTTCGTATCGGCCGCGATGCTGCACGCCTTCGCGCGGCATGGCCTGCGCGCAGCCGCGCTGAAACCCGTCGCGGCAGGCGCGTATGAACGCGACGGCGTGTGGTGCAACGAGGATGCCGACCAGCTCGACGCGGCCGCGAACGTCGTGCTGCCGCCCGAGCTGCGCACGCCGTTCCTGCTGAAGGCACCGGCCGCGCCGCATATCGTCGCCGCGCAGGAAGGCGTGACGCTCGACATCGACACGATCGTCGCCTGCCATCGCGAAGCGCTGACGCGCGCGGAGATCGTCGTCGTCGAAGGCGCCGGCGGCTTCCGCGTGCCGATGAACGACACGCAGGACATGGCCGATCTGGCGGTCGCGCTCGGCGTGCCGGTCGTGCTCGTGGTCGGCGTGCGGCTCGGCTGCATCAACCACGCGCTGCTGACCGCCGACGCGATCGCCGCGCGCGGCCTCACGCTCGCCGGCTGGGTCGCGAACCACGTCGACCCGGCGATGTCGTTCCCCGACGAGAACATTGCAACGATGCGCGACTGGCTCGCGCGCGAGCACGGCGCGCCGCTGCTCGGCCGCATTCCGCACATGAGCCCGGCCGATCCCGAATCCGCCGCGGCGATGCTCGACATCGCCGCGCTCGTCGAGACGCTGCGCGCCGCGCAGCATTGA
- the bioB gene encoding biotin synthase BioB yields MTQAQTATTVQPDAIPVAAPVSQRWRVADVVALFELPFNDLIFRAQQVHREHFDANAVQLSTLLSIKTGGCEEDCGYCSQSSHHDTGLKAEKLMDVDAVLDAARAAKANGASRFCMGAAWRNPKERHMPALTEMVRGVKELGLETCMTLGMLEDEQAQELASAGLDYYNHNLDTSPEFYGQVISTRTYQDRLDTLDRVRDAGINVCCGGIIGMGESRRERAGLISQLANLNPYPDSVPINNLVAIEGTPLEGTAPLDPFEFVRTIAVARITMPKAVVRLSAGREQLDDGLQAMCFLAGANSMFYGDQLLTTSNPQSQKDRALFERLGIRSSDADAMTANA; encoded by the coding sequence ATGACCCAAGCCCAGACTGCCACCACCGTGCAACCCGACGCGATTCCCGTGGCCGCTCCGGTCTCGCAGCGCTGGCGCGTCGCCGACGTCGTCGCGCTGTTCGAGCTGCCGTTCAACGACCTGATCTTCCGCGCGCAGCAGGTGCACCGCGAGCACTTCGACGCGAATGCGGTGCAGCTGTCGACGCTGCTGTCGATCAAGACGGGCGGCTGCGAGGAAGATTGCGGCTACTGCTCGCAGTCGTCGCACCACGACACGGGCCTGAAGGCCGAGAAGCTGATGGACGTCGACGCGGTGCTCGACGCCGCGCGCGCGGCGAAGGCGAACGGCGCGAGCCGCTTCTGCATGGGCGCCGCGTGGCGCAACCCGAAGGAGCGCCACATGCCGGCGCTGACCGAGATGGTGCGCGGCGTGAAGGAACTCGGCCTCGAGACCTGCATGACGCTCGGCATGCTGGAAGACGAGCAGGCGCAGGAGCTCGCGAGCGCGGGCCTCGACTACTACAACCACAACCTCGACACGTCGCCGGAGTTCTACGGCCAGGTGATCTCGACGCGCACCTACCAGGATCGCCTCGACACGCTCGACCGCGTGCGTGACGCGGGCATCAACGTATGCTGCGGCGGCATCATCGGGATGGGCGAATCGCGCCGCGAACGCGCGGGGCTGATCTCGCAGCTCGCGAACCTGAACCCGTATCCGGATTCGGTGCCGATCAACAATCTCGTCGCAATCGAAGGCACGCCGCTCGAAGGCACCGCGCCGCTCGACCCGTTCGAATTCGTGCGCACGATCGCGGTGGCGCGGATCACGATGCCGAAGGCCGTGGTGCGCCTGTCGGCCGGCCGCGAGCAGCTCGACGACGGCCTGCAGGCGATGTGCTTCCTCGCCGGCGCGAACTCGATGTTCTACGGCGACCAGCTGCTGACGACGAGCAACCCGCAGTCGCAGAAGGACCGCGCGCTGTTCGAACGCCTCGGCATCCGTTCGAGCGATGCGGACGCGATGACGGCGAACGCGTAA
- a CDS encoding copper homeostasis protein CutC, translated as MNRNAASSVLLEVIATTVGDAKAAARAGADRLELVTAITEGGLTPSVGLIEAVVAAVPIPVNVIVRPHSRSFVYDADDLRVIERDVRAAVAAGANGVVFGALDARGDVDLDALARIAAAADGRALTFHRAFDVSRDLNAAFDALLRVPSVTSVLTSGGHPSVLDAVATITRLVRQAAGSTCTVLAGSGLTVDAVGDFVRATGVRAVHFGSGVRPRGEVLAPVDQSLVERVRAAIDGAAAHV; from the coding sequence ATGAACCGAAACGCCGCCTCCTCCGTTCTCCTCGAAGTGATCGCCACGACCGTCGGCGATGCGAAGGCCGCCGCCCGCGCGGGCGCCGACCGCCTCGAACTCGTGACCGCGATCACCGAAGGCGGGCTGACGCCGAGCGTCGGCCTGATCGAAGCCGTCGTGGCCGCCGTGCCGATCCCCGTCAACGTGATCGTGCGACCGCACAGCCGGTCGTTCGTCTATGACGCCGACGATCTCCGCGTGATCGAACGCGACGTGCGTGCAGCCGTCGCGGCCGGTGCGAACGGCGTCGTGTTCGGCGCGCTCGACGCACGCGGCGACGTCGATCTCGACGCACTGGCGCGCATCGCGGCCGCAGCGGACGGTCGCGCACTGACCTTCCACCGCGCGTTCGACGTCTCGCGCGATCTCAACGCCGCATTCGACGCGCTGCTGCGCGTGCCGTCCGTCACGTCGGTGCTGACGTCGGGCGGCCATCCGTCGGTGCTCGACGCGGTCGCGACGATCACGCGGCTGGTGCGGCAGGCGGCAGGCTCGACCTGCACGGTGCTGGCCGGCTCGGGGCTCACGGTCGATGCGGTCGGCGATTTCGTCCGCGCGACCGGCGTGCGCGCGGTGCATTTCGGTTCGGGCGTGCGGCCGCGCGGGGAGGTGCTGGCGCCGGTCGATCAATCACTCGTCGAGCGCGTGCGCGCGGCGATCGACGGCGCGGCGGCACACGTGTGA
- a CDS encoding sensor domain-containing phosphodiesterase, with amino-acid sequence MTIVQQERPAAASPYRFEREVSSGFERLATQHRDMTLTTVFQPIFSLSHQRAVGYEALLRAHDALDRAVSPLDVFGEAARQGELLQLDRLAQALHLENFALLGAEREWLFLNVHPGVLTDPFQAAALLANLKRLGMPPRRVVLEVLEQRAEDVERLAEAVREFRTHGFLIALDDFGAGHSNLERIWQLNPDIVKLDRIMLSHAAHRTGLTAILHGLVTLLHEAGKLVLVEGIETEHEAQIALSCEADFVQGYYFGRPAPGLPDSAAATGCIGELTERFRQQTDARERRDAQRLAPYLRAFERAAERLAAGEPLDEVCWNFLALDAAARCFLLDAHGRQSGRNVVLRADRALAEARFSPLADAQGANWLRRPYFRSAIAEPGRVQVTRPYLSINEAQPCVTLSVAVRIGDAQRVLCGDIDWRDDEADAG; translated from the coding sequence ATGACGATCGTGCAACAGGAGCGTCCGGCCGCCGCGTCGCCGTACCGGTTCGAGCGGGAGGTGAGTTCCGGCTTCGAACGTCTGGCGACGCAGCACCGCGACATGACGCTGACGACCGTATTCCAGCCGATTTTCAGCCTGTCGCACCAGCGTGCGGTGGGTTACGAGGCGCTGCTGCGCGCGCACGATGCGCTCGATCGCGCCGTGTCGCCGCTCGACGTGTTCGGCGAAGCCGCGCGCCAGGGCGAGCTGCTGCAGCTCGACCGGCTCGCGCAGGCGCTGCATCTCGAGAACTTCGCGCTGCTCGGCGCCGAGCGCGAGTGGCTGTTCCTCAACGTGCATCCGGGTGTGCTCACCGACCCGTTCCAGGCGGCCGCGCTGCTCGCGAACCTGAAGCGGCTCGGCATGCCGCCGCGCCGCGTCGTGCTCGAAGTGCTCGAACAGCGCGCGGAAGACGTCGAGCGGCTCGCCGAGGCCGTGCGCGAATTCCGCACGCACGGTTTCCTGATCGCGCTCGACGATTTCGGCGCGGGTCACTCGAACCTCGAGCGGATCTGGCAACTGAACCCGGACATCGTGAAGCTCGACCGGATCATGCTGTCGCACGCGGCGCACCGCACGGGGCTCACCGCGATCCTGCACGGGCTCGTGACGCTGCTGCACGAGGCCGGCAAGCTGGTGCTCGTCGAGGGCATCGAGACCGAGCACGAGGCGCAGATCGCGCTGTCGTGCGAGGCCGATTTCGTGCAGGGCTACTATTTCGGCCGGCCGGCGCCGGGGCTGCCGGACAGCGCGGCCGCGACGGGCTGCATCGGCGAGCTGACCGAGCGCTTCCGGCAGCAGACCGACGCGCGCGAGCGGCGCGATGCGCAGCGGCTCGCGCCGTACCTGCGCGCGTTCGAACGTGCGGCCGAGCGTCTCGCGGCCGGCGAGCCGCTCGACGAGGTGTGCTGGAACTTCCTCGCGCTCGACGCGGCCGCGCGCTGCTTCCTGCTCGACGCGCACGGCCGCCAGTCGGGCCGCAACGTCGTGCTGCGCGCCGACCGCGCACTTGCCGAGGCACGCTTCTCGCCGCTGGCCGACGCGCAGGGCGCGAACTGGCTGCGCCGGCCGTATTTCCGCTCGGCGATCGCCGAGCCGGGGCGCGTGCAGGTCACGCGGCCTTACCTGTCGATCAACGAGGCGCAGCCGTGCGTGACGCTGTCGGTGGCCGTGCGCATCGGCGACGCGCAGCGCGTGCTGTGCGGCGATATCGACTGGCGCGACGACGAAGCGGACGCCGGCTAG